A single genomic interval of Cellvibrio sp. PSBB023 harbors:
- the rsxD gene encoding electron transport complex subunit RsxD — MALLNITSPHTHGANRTGRVMRLVVYATFPGIAALTHFFGIGVLINVLLASVSCIAFEALVMKLRERPVMFYLRDCSALVTGVLIGVSLPPYCPWWLVISASFVAIVLAKQLYGGMGFNPFNPAMVAYVLLLISFPVQMTQWATPLPMLADGQTVPSLVAALDKIFFGTPIDGYSSATVLDIMKQNSGLTLDDLYQQQPVFTEGRWAGAGWEWVNIAFLIGGLYLLYKKVFTWHAPVAMLLALALMAALFYDSGSSNSGGSPIFHLLSGATMLGAFFIVTDPVSSAVSTRGRLVYGALIGVVIYVIRTWGTSYPDGVGFAVLLLNFAAPFIDYYTTPRTYGHKKPRRATDASKQDGGH; from the coding sequence ATGGCGTTATTAAATATCACCTCCCCCCATACCCACGGGGCCAATCGCACCGGGCGCGTTATGCGCTTGGTGGTCTATGCCACTTTTCCCGGTATCGCTGCCCTCACGCATTTTTTTGGCATAGGCGTGTTGATTAATGTGCTGCTGGCAAGTGTGAGCTGTATCGCCTTTGAAGCGCTGGTGATGAAACTGCGCGAACGTCCGGTCATGTTTTACCTGCGCGATTGCAGCGCACTGGTGACGGGTGTGCTGATCGGTGTATCCCTGCCGCCCTATTGCCCCTGGTGGTTGGTTATCAGCGCCAGTTTCGTGGCCATAGTGTTGGCCAAACAGTTGTACGGTGGCATGGGTTTTAATCCCTTCAACCCGGCGATGGTGGCTTATGTACTGCTGCTGATTTCCTTTCCAGTGCAGATGACCCAATGGGCCACACCACTGCCAATGCTGGCCGATGGCCAAACGGTGCCCAGTCTGGTGGCCGCGCTCGATAAGATCTTTTTTGGCACACCAATCGATGGCTACAGCTCGGCTACAGTACTCGACATCATGAAACAAAATTCAGGCCTGACGCTGGATGACCTTTACCAACAACAGCCGGTGTTTACCGAAGGCCGCTGGGCGGGTGCGGGCTGGGAGTGGGTGAATATCGCCTTTTTGATCGGCGGCTTGTATCTGCTCTACAAAAAGGTTTTTACCTGGCATGCACCGGTTGCCATGCTGCTGGCGCTAGCGCTGATGGCCGCCTTGTTTTACGACTCAGGCAGCTCCAATTCCGGCGGCTCGCCGATTTTTCACCTGCTGTCTGGCGCCACCATGCTGGGCGCATTTTTTATTGTGACTGATCCCGTCAGCTCCGCGGTGAGCACCCGTGGTCGCCTGGTGTACGGCGCGCTGATCGGGGTAGTGATTTACGTTATTCGCACCTGGGGCACCAGCTATCCGGACGGTGTCGGCTTTGCCGTGTTACTGCTGAATTTCGCCGCCCCGTTTATTGATTACTACACCACGCCGCGCACCTACGGCCACAAAAAACCACGCCGTGCGACCGACGCCAGCAAACAGGATGGAGGTCACTAA
- the metG gene encoding methionine--tRNA ligase, with amino-acid sequence MTQLPQRKILVTSALPYANGSIHLGHLVEYIQTDIWVRFQKLRGVDCTYVCADDAHGTAIMLKAEQLGHSAEQQIANVKAEHEADFAAFNIGFDNYHSTHSTENHELSNMIYGRLKANGHIATKSITQAYDPEKQLFLADRYIKGTCPKCKTEDQYGDNCEKCGATYSPMDLINPKSAISGATPVAKESEHFFFTLPEFSDFLKGWTRAGHLQDEVANKMAEWLDAGLQSWDISRDAPYFGFEIPGEPGKYFYVWLDAPIGYIASLKNLLDKKGEDWYEYWKPDSTAEVYHFIGKDIVNFHALFWPAMLHSANLRTPTKICVHGFLTVNGTKMSKSRGTFINARTYLDHLNPEYLRYYFAAKLTSNVDDIDLNLEDFIQRVNSDLVGKVVNIASRTAKFINNAGGVLAADIADAELWQKFIDAGETIANYYESRDYSKAMREIMALADAANEYIATQEPWKLAKQPGAEAQTQAVCTLGINMFRALLTYLKPVLPALTADAEVFLGETLSWNAPVSFRAGEKINEFKPLLTRVEKDKVDAMIEAGKEALAAAAPKAEGPLVDEPIAAEIDFNDFAKVDLRIALIANAEHVEGSDKLLRLTLDLGGETRNVFSGIKSAYDPKDLVGKLTVVVANLKPRKMKFGMSEGMVLAAGPGDKEIYLLEPHTGAKPGQRVM; translated from the coding sequence ATGACTCAATTGCCGCAACGTAAAATACTGGTCACCAGCGCCCTGCCCTATGCCAATGGCTCCATCCACCTTGGTCATTTGGTGGAGTACATCCAAACGGATATTTGGGTGCGCTTCCAAAAACTGCGCGGTGTGGATTGCACTTACGTCTGTGCGGACGATGCTCACGGTACGGCGATCATGCTCAAAGCGGAGCAGTTGGGTCATTCGGCGGAGCAGCAAATCGCCAACGTAAAAGCCGAACATGAGGCGGATTTTGCCGCCTTTAATATAGGTTTCGATAATTATCACTCCACCCACAGTACCGAGAACCACGAACTCTCGAACATGATTTATGGCCGCCTGAAAGCCAACGGGCATATCGCGACCAAAAGCATTACCCAGGCTTACGATCCGGAAAAGCAACTCTTCCTCGCCGACCGCTACATCAAAGGCACCTGCCCGAAATGTAAAACCGAAGACCAGTATGGCGATAACTGCGAGAAGTGCGGCGCGACCTATTCGCCTATGGATTTGATCAATCCAAAATCAGCAATTTCCGGCGCAACACCGGTTGCCAAAGAGTCGGAGCACTTCTTTTTTACCCTGCCCGAATTCAGCGATTTCCTGAAAGGCTGGACCCGTGCCGGTCATTTGCAGGATGAAGTCGCCAACAAGATGGCCGAGTGGCTCGACGCCGGTTTGCAATCCTGGGATATCTCCCGCGATGCCCCCTACTTCGGCTTTGAAATTCCCGGCGAACCTGGCAAGTACTTTTATGTGTGGCTGGATGCGCCGATCGGCTATATCGCCAGTTTGAAAAACCTGCTCGATAAGAAAGGGGAAGATTGGTACGAATACTGGAAACCGGATTCCACCGCCGAGGTGTATCACTTTATTGGCAAAGACATAGTCAACTTCCATGCCCTCTTCTGGCCCGCGATGCTGCACTCGGCCAATTTGCGCACACCTACCAAAATCTGCGTGCACGGCTTCCTGACCGTGAACGGCACCAAGATGAGTAAATCGCGCGGCACCTTTATCAATGCGCGCACTTACCTCGACCATTTGAATCCGGAATATTTGCGCTATTACTTCGCCGCCAAGCTCACCAGCAATGTGGACGATATCGACCTGAACCTGGAAGATTTTATCCAGCGCGTGAATTCGGATCTGGTGGGCAAAGTGGTGAATATCGCCAGCCGTACCGCCAAGTTCATTAATAACGCCGGTGGCGTGTTGGCCGCTGACATTGCTGATGCCGAGCTGTGGCAAAAGTTTATCGATGCCGGTGAAACCATCGCCAACTATTACGAAAGCCGCGATTACAGCAAAGCCATGCGCGAAATTATGGCGCTGGCCGATGCGGCCAACGAATATATCGCTACGCAAGAGCCGTGGAAATTAGCCAAGCAGCCGGGCGCCGAAGCGCAAACCCAAGCCGTATGCACCTTGGGCATCAATATGTTCCGCGCGCTGCTGACTTACCTCAAACCAGTCTTACCGGCGCTGACTGCCGATGCGGAAGTCTTTTTGGGTGAAACCCTGAGCTGGAATGCGCCTGTCAGCTTCCGCGCAGGCGAGAAAATCAACGAGTTCAAACCACTGCTCACCCGTGTAGAAAAAGACAAGGTAGACGCCATGATTGAAGCCGGTAAAGAAGCACTCGCCGCCGCAGCGCCCAAGGCGGAAGGTCCATTGGTCGATGAGCCGATTGCCGCCGAAATCGACTTTAATGATTTTGCCAAGGTAGATTTACGTATAGCCCTGATCGCCAATGCAGAGCATGTAGAAGGTTCCGACAAATTGCTGCGTTTAACGCTGGATTTGGGTGGCGAAACCCGCAATGTGTTCTCCGGCATTAAAAGCGCCTACGACCCGAAAGATCTGGTCGGCAAGCTCACCGTCGTAGTAGCCAACCTCAAACCGCGCAAAATGAAGTTCGGTATGAGCGAAGGCATGGTGCTGGCGGCTGGCCCCGGCGATAAAGAGATTTATTTGCTGGAACCGCATACCGGTGCCAAGCCTGGGCAACGCGTGATGTAG
- a CDS encoding mechanosensitive ion channel family protein, with the protein MLKNIDEAQLITFYDKFVAPWSIKIIAALLIFFIGHLVAKMIARLIGKVLGRTKLDVILVEFIQSLVNALLLVFVVVAALDQLGVNTNSVIAVLGAAGLAIGLALQGSLQNFAAGFMLLIFRPFKGGDFVEAAGTAGVIDKIGIFSTTMHTGDNKQVIIPNGTIYSSNIINYSARGTRRIDMVFSIGYSDDIRLARDVIAKVISADARVLPEPEPLIAVGELGASSVNFYVRPWVKSDDFWPVRFDLTEKIKLAFDENGISIPFPQMDIHWNKPGE; encoded by the coding sequence ATGTTAAAAAATATTGATGAAGCTCAACTGATTACGTTTTACGATAAATTTGTCGCTCCCTGGAGCATCAAAATTATCGCGGCCTTGCTGATTTTTTTCATCGGCCATCTGGTCGCCAAAATGATCGCGCGGCTAATCGGGAAAGTGCTGGGTCGCACCAAGCTGGATGTCATTCTGGTTGAGTTTATCCAGTCGCTGGTCAATGCCCTGCTGCTGGTATTTGTAGTGGTTGCGGCGCTGGATCAATTGGGGGTAAACACCAACTCGGTCATTGCGGTATTGGGTGCAGCCGGTTTAGCCATTGGCCTCGCCTTGCAGGGATCACTACAAAACTTTGCTGCCGGTTTTATGTTGCTGATTTTCCGTCCCTTCAAAGGCGGTGACTTTGTGGAGGCCGCGGGCACAGCTGGGGTGATTGATAAAATTGGTATCTTCTCCACCACCATGCACACCGGCGACAACAAGCAAGTCATCATCCCCAACGGCACTATTTACAGCAGCAATATCATCAACTACTCCGCGCGCGGTACACGCCGTATCGACATGGTTTTCAGCATCGGCTACAGCGATGACATTCGCTTGGCGCGCGATGTGATTGCCAAGGTGATAAGCGCCGACGCGCGCGTCCTGCCCGAGCCGGAGCCCCTCATTGCTGTGGGCGAACTGGGCGCCAGCAGCGTGAACTTCTATGTACGCCCTTGGGTAAAAAGCGATGATTTTTGGCCCGTGCGATTCGACCTGACCGAAAAAATCAAGCTGGCCTTTGATGAAAACGGCATCAGCATCCCCTTCCCGCAAATGGATATTCACTGGAACAAACCCGGCGAATAA
- the rsxG gene encoding electron transport complex subunit RsxG, which translates to MLGQSISKNSLLLAAFALATAGTLALTNLGTKDRIAAAERAAQQRALFEIIPLPSHDNDLLNDVTPVPQSAQALLNLGSEANIYRARRNGEITALIIPARAPDGYSGDIDMIVGVNRDGSVAGVRIIRHKETPGLGDKIDLKKHQWILSFNGKSLQVPVIEDWKVQKDGGTFDQFAGATITPRAVVGQVKRVLEFVAANQQTLFDDQHATLTEQPSDAGAHHE; encoded by the coding sequence ATGCTCGGCCAATCCATAAGCAAAAACAGCCTGTTACTCGCCGCCTTTGCACTGGCGACAGCCGGTACATTGGCGCTCACCAATCTCGGTACCAAAGACCGTATCGCCGCCGCTGAGCGCGCGGCGCAACAGCGTGCACTGTTTGAAATTATCCCGCTGCCAAGCCACGACAACGATTTGCTCAACGATGTCACTCCCGTTCCGCAGAGCGCGCAGGCATTACTGAACCTGGGTAGCGAAGCCAATATTTATCGCGCACGTCGCAACGGGGAAATTACCGCGCTGATTATTCCCGCCAGGGCACCAGATGGTTACTCAGGCGATATCGATATGATCGTCGGTGTCAATCGCGATGGCAGTGTCGCCGGTGTGCGCATCATCAGACACAAAGAAACTCCCGGTTTAGGCGATAAAATCGACCTGAAAAAACACCAGTGGATTCTCAGCTTCAATGGCAAAAGTTTGCAGGTGCCCGTGATTGAAGACTGGAAAGTGCAAAAAGACGGCGGCACTTTCGATCAATTTGCTGGCGCCACTATTACCCCTCGCGCCGTGGTCGGCCAAGTCAAACGCGTACTCGAATTTGTAGCAGCTAACCAGCAGACGCTGTTTGATGACCAGCACGCCACTCTTACCGAACAACCGTCAGACGCAGGTGCACACCATGAGTAA
- a CDS encoding peptidase codes for MTYCVAIKVDAGLIFCSDSRTNAGVDQVSTYSKMYHFGIEGDRQLVINSAGNLATTQSVIAKIRKDIKDGADVSLATVENIHDAADYVGEISVAIQEKHAHNNSNVSFEASFLLGGQIGTETPAVMLIYPQGNHITTSDQTPYLQIGESKYGKPILDRILKPETGLDTAALCALVSMDSTMRSNLTVGPPIELMTYATNSGLMQHSVFEADNQYLRELTRSWDRLIVEAFLQLPPVGYIPTPEPVGQ; via the coding sequence ATGACCTACTGCGTTGCGATCAAAGTCGATGCGGGTCTGATTTTTTGTTCAGATTCACGTACCAATGCGGGTGTTGATCAGGTCAGCACCTACAGCAAAATGTACCATTTTGGTATCGAAGGCGACCGCCAGTTGGTGATTAACTCCGCCGGCAACCTCGCTACGACCCAATCTGTGATCGCGAAAATCCGCAAGGACATCAAAGACGGTGCCGATGTAAGCCTCGCCACAGTGGAAAACATCCACGACGCCGCCGACTATGTAGGCGAAATCAGTGTGGCAATCCAGGAAAAACATGCCCACAACAACAGCAATGTCAGCTTTGAAGCAAGCTTTTTGCTGGGTGGCCAAATCGGCACAGAAACACCTGCCGTTATGTTGATTTACCCCCAAGGCAACCATATCACCACCTCGGATCAAACCCCTTATTTACAGATTGGCGAGAGCAAATACGGCAAACCGATTCTGGATCGCATACTCAAACCGGAAACCGGTCTGGATACCGCCGCACTCTGCGCGCTGGTCTCCATGGATTCAACCATGCGCTCCAACCTCACCGTTGGCCCACCCATTGAGTTGATGACCTACGCCACCAATAGCGGCTTGATGCAACACAGCGTATTTGAGGCAGACAACCAATACCTGCGCGAACTGACCCGCTCCTGGGACCGACTGATTGTGGAGGCCTTTTTGCAGTTGCCACCGGTAGGCTATATCCCCACACCGGAGCCAGTCGGCCAGTAA
- the rsxA gene encoding electron transport complex subunit RsxA yields the protein MSFSELAIILLSTVLVNNFVLAQFLGLCPFMGVSNKLESAIGMAGATTFVMTLASICTYLVDTWVLAPLELQYLRTIAFILVIAAVVQFVKMFMEKTSPLLYRVLGVFLPLITVNCAVLGVALLNTQKAHSFFESTMYGFGGALGFAMVLVLFSAMRERLAVADVPVPFKGAAIGMITAGLMALAFMGFGGLVSLQ from the coding sequence ATGAGTTTCAGCGAATTAGCAATCATTCTGCTCAGTACCGTGCTGGTGAATAACTTTGTGTTGGCGCAATTCCTCGGCCTCTGCCCGTTTATGGGTGTATCCAATAAACTGGAAAGTGCCATTGGTATGGCGGGCGCCACCACCTTTGTAATGACCCTTGCCTCTATCTGTACCTATTTGGTGGATACCTGGGTACTGGCGCCACTGGAACTGCAATATTTGCGCACCATCGCCTTTATTCTGGTGATTGCAGCGGTGGTGCAGTTCGTAAAAATGTTTATGGAAAAGACCAGCCCGCTGCTATACCGCGTACTCGGCGTGTTTCTGCCGCTGATTACCGTGAACTGTGCCGTGCTCGGTGTTGCCCTGCTCAATACCCAAAAAGCCCACAGCTTCTTTGAGTCCACCATGTACGGTTTTGGTGGTGCACTGGGTTTTGCAATGGTGTTGGTATTGTTTTCCGCGATGCGCGAGCGTTTGGCTGTGGCCGATGTGCCAGTCCCCTTTAAAGGCGCGGCGATTGGCATGATCACCGCTGGTTTGATGGCGCTGGCATTTATGGGCTTTGGTGGGCTGGTAAGCCTGCAATAA
- the rsxB gene encoding electron transport complex subunit RsxB encodes MIEFIFHNPILSALIALGGLSALFGAVLGFAAVKFKVEGDPIVEQIDALLPQTQCGQCGHPGCRPYAQAIANGEAINKCPPGGQATINALADLLDVEAPSLDAEHGEHLDVKRVAFIREDECIGCTKCIQACPMDAILGAAKHMHTVIADECTGCDLCVEPCPVDCIDMIPVETDLNTWKWELPATNQKPVFHVVAQEVAVTALDASLIASDLGRGTAFSADQAPGADQPNGEKAA; translated from the coding sequence ATGATCGAATTTATCTTCCACAACCCTATTCTCAGCGCCCTGATCGCGTTGGGTGGGTTGTCGGCGCTGTTTGGCGCGGTGCTGGGTTTTGCTGCCGTCAAATTCAAAGTGGAAGGCGACCCCATCGTCGAACAAATTGATGCACTCCTGCCGCAAACCCAATGTGGCCAATGCGGACACCCCGGCTGCCGTCCCTACGCCCAAGCCATTGCCAATGGCGAAGCCATCAACAAGTGTCCTCCCGGCGGTCAAGCCACCATTAATGCGCTCGCCGATTTACTCGATGTAGAAGCCCCCTCGCTGGATGCTGAACACGGCGAGCATTTGGATGTAAAACGTGTCGCATTTATCCGCGAAGACGAATGTATCGGCTGCACCAAATGTATCCAGGCCTGCCCGATGGACGCGATCCTCGGTGCCGCCAAACATATGCACACCGTTATCGCCGATGAATGTACCGGCTGTGACCTCTGCGTTGAGCCCTGCCCGGTAGATTGTATCGATATGATTCCGGTGGAAACCGACCTGAACACCTGGAAATGGGAACTACCAGCTACCAACCAAAAACCGGTATTCCATGTAGTTGCCCAGGAAGTCGCTGTTACGGCTTTGGATGCGAGCCTAATCGCTTCCGACCTTGGCCGTGGCACCGCATTTTCTGCTGATCAAGCACCCGGTGCTGATCAGCCAAACGGCGAAAAAGCCGCCTGA
- the rsxC gene encoding electron transport complex subunit RsxC — MTSLIKVWELPGGVHPPQHKNQSLQLPLGDLPLPPVLVIPLNQHMGTPAQPVVQVGERVLAGQLIGAADGTFSANTHASTSGTVIAIESRAIPHPSGMASESVIIEPDGKHEWAPLTPCEDYLALDRLQLLDKIRAAGVAGLGGAGFPTAVKLAPKSTQVIDTLILNGAECEPYITADDMLMQTQAQELVAGTLLLSHILHHPKNLLIGIEDNKPKAIAAVKAAVAGAKALQAEAENIQVVVIPTKYPSGGAKQLTQILTGREIPSGHHSADIGVICVNVATAVAAWRAVRFGEPLISRITTVVGEALTTQRNVNLLLGTPIDYVLAQHGFDLQQASRVVMGGPMMGFTLLDLAAPVIKTTNCILAPSTRELPEPQPAQACIRCGMCAEVCPASLLPQQLFWYAQAEDFDRLESHNLFDCIECGACSYVCPSTIPLVQYYRAAKGSIRLHEIEKEKSDRSRQRFEFRQQRIAKEEAEKEAKRVARQKAAEEAKKKLAEKAAEAAANPAAATDVITAAVVKAATTQVSSDDQKAKLERLLAAAKNGLEFAQKPLVPNNTNPVITDEQLEKQKARIKQAELKVAEAEKKLAEFMATASTTAPAASDATPAAAPAVDPNDPVAAAIARAQAKLTMSPADKAKANLESLRSRLAKAEEKAAAAKAEGSANADALQQGAEKLQQKITEALAELAVLGITDVPAAEPAATAEAVTAAPVTAEQNAAQAAIEKAKAKAAAMASMSDEEKRAEQIQSLQTRLQKARERLAKAEAENDANIEAFRAGVTKLEEKLQELA, encoded by the coding sequence ATGACAAGCTTGATTAAAGTCTGGGAGCTACCGGGCGGCGTTCACCCGCCCCAGCACAAGAACCAATCCCTGCAGTTGCCGCTGGGCGACTTGCCGCTGCCGCCTGTATTGGTAATCCCGCTTAATCAACATATGGGCACTCCCGCGCAACCCGTGGTACAAGTGGGCGAGCGCGTATTGGCGGGCCAGTTGATTGGCGCGGCCGACGGCACCTTCAGTGCAAATACCCACGCTTCAACCTCGGGTACTGTGATAGCGATTGAATCCCGCGCCATTCCGCATCCTTCCGGTATGGCCAGTGAATCGGTAATTATTGAGCCGGATGGCAAACACGAGTGGGCGCCATTAACGCCCTGTGAGGACTATCTGGCATTGGATCGCCTGCAACTACTGGATAAAATCCGTGCCGCAGGCGTAGCAGGACTGGGGGGCGCCGGATTCCCCACAGCGGTCAAGCTCGCGCCCAAATCCACCCAGGTGATCGACACCCTCATACTCAACGGCGCCGAGTGCGAACCTTATATCACCGCCGATGACATGCTGATGCAAACCCAGGCGCAGGAACTGGTCGCCGGTACGCTCTTACTCAGCCACATACTGCACCACCCCAAAAACCTGTTAATCGGCATTGAGGACAACAAACCCAAAGCGATTGCAGCCGTAAAGGCGGCGGTAGCAGGCGCCAAGGCCCTGCAGGCCGAAGCGGAAAATATCCAGGTGGTGGTGATTCCCACCAAGTATCCCTCGGGCGGTGCCAAGCAACTTACCCAGATTCTGACCGGACGCGAAATTCCCAGCGGCCACCACTCCGCCGATATCGGGGTGATTTGTGTCAATGTGGCCACCGCCGTGGCCGCCTGGCGCGCCGTGCGTTTTGGCGAGCCCTTGATCTCCCGTATTACCACTGTGGTGGGCGAAGCCCTGACAACCCAACGCAATGTGAATCTGCTGCTGGGAACACCTATCGACTATGTGCTCGCGCAGCATGGCTTCGATCTGCAGCAGGCCTCACGCGTGGTCATGGGCGGCCCGATGATGGGCTTTACCCTGCTGGATTTAGCCGCACCGGTGATTAAAACCACCAACTGCATCCTGGCACCCAGCACCCGGGAATTACCCGAACCGCAACCAGCGCAAGCCTGTATTCGCTGCGGCATGTGCGCCGAAGTCTGTCCGGCCAGCCTCTTGCCACAACAGTTGTTCTGGTATGCGCAGGCGGAAGATTTTGATCGCCTGGAATCCCACAACCTGTTCGATTGCATCGAGTGCGGCGCCTGCTCTTATGTCTGCCCCAGTACCATCCCGCTGGTGCAGTACTATCGCGCCGCCAAAGGCAGCATCCGCCTGCATGAAATCGAGAAGGAAAAATCTGACCGCTCGCGCCAGCGTTTTGAATTCCGCCAACAGCGCATCGCCAAAGAAGAGGCCGAAAAAGAGGCCAAACGTGTAGCGCGCCAAAAAGCCGCCGAAGAAGCCAAGAAAAAACTGGCGGAAAAAGCCGCAGAAGCCGCAGCCAACCCCGCAGCGGCTACCGATGTGATCACCGCCGCGGTGGTGAAAGCCGCAACGACCCAAGTGTCGAGCGATGATCAAAAAGCCAAGTTGGAGCGTTTGCTCGCCGCGGCCAAAAATGGCCTGGAGTTCGCCCAAAAACCACTGGTGCCCAACAACACCAACCCGGTAATTACCGACGAGCAGCTTGAAAAACAAAAAGCGCGCATTAAGCAAGCTGAATTGAAAGTGGCCGAGGCCGAGAAAAAACTGGCCGAGTTTATGGCGACGGCGAGTACCACCGCGCCCGCTGCAAGCGACGCTACACCCGCCGCCGCGCCAGCGGTAGATCCTAATGATCCGGTAGCGGCAGCGATTGCCCGTGCACAGGCCAAACTGACAATGTCCCCGGCGGATAAGGCCAAGGCCAATTTGGAATCGCTGCGCAGTCGCCTTGCCAAAGCGGAAGAGAAAGCCGCTGCCGCCAAAGCCGAAGGCAGCGCCAATGCCGATGCACTGCAGCAAGGCGCCGAAAAATTGCAGCAAAAAATCACCGAGGCGCTGGCCGAGCTGGCAGTCTTGGGGATTACTGATGTGCCAGCCGCTGAACCGGCTGCAACGGCTGAAGCTGTCACCGCAGCACCCGTAACCGCCGAACAAAACGCTGCGCAAGCCGCTATTGAAAAAGCCAAGGCCAAAGCAGCGGCCATGGCCAGCATGAGCGATGAAGAAAAGCGTGCCGAGCAGATCCAATCCCTGCAAACCCGTTTACAAAAAGCACGCGAGCGGCTGGCCAAAGCCGAGGCAGAAAACGACGCAAATATCGAAGCCTTCCGCGCGGGTGTGACCAAGTTGGAAGAGAAGCTGCAAGAGCTGGCCTAA
- a CDS encoding electron transport complex subunit E — protein MSNAVNYKEITQKGLWSNNAALVQLLGLCPLLAVSSTVVNALGLGLATLIVLIISNVVVSLIRHQVSDAVRLPAFVMIIASAVTCTELLMKAFTYELYLILGIFIPLIVTNCAVLGRADAFASKNKLLPSAVDGFMMGMGFMLVLVCVGGVRELLGTGHLFADMQLLFGESARNWQLNVFGSNFPNVIFALLPPGAFIVVGFLIAAKNTIDAQLKKRADARKAQVTKGSKRVRTTGSVA, from the coding sequence ATGAGTAATGCGGTGAACTACAAAGAAATTACCCAAAAAGGCCTGTGGAGCAACAACGCAGCACTGGTGCAATTACTCGGGCTGTGTCCCTTGCTGGCAGTCAGTTCCACCGTGGTCAATGCCTTGGGATTAGGGCTGGCAACACTGATTGTTCTTATTATTTCCAACGTGGTGGTGTCACTCATTCGCCATCAAGTCAGCGATGCTGTGCGACTGCCCGCCTTTGTGATGATTATTGCCTCGGCAGTGACCTGTACCGAATTATTGATGAAAGCCTTCACTTACGAACTCTATTTAATTCTCGGTATTTTTATTCCGCTCATAGTCACCAACTGCGCTGTACTGGGCCGCGCCGATGCCTTTGCCAGCAAGAATAAACTCCTGCCCTCCGCCGTTGACGGCTTTATGATGGGCATGGGCTTTATGCTGGTACTTGTATGTGTCGGGGGGGTGCGTGAATTGCTCGGCACCGGTCATTTATTTGCCGATATGCAATTACTGTTTGGTGAATCGGCACGCAACTGGCAACTCAATGTTTTTGGCAGTAACTTTCCCAATGTGATTTTTGCATTACTGCCACCGGGTGCATTTATCGTGGTGGGCTTTTTGATCGCTGCCAAAAACACCATAGATGCCCAATTGAAAAAACGTGCCGATGCGCGCAAAGCCCAGGTCACCAAGGGCAGCAAACGCGTGCGCACCACCGGCAGTGTCGCCTGA
- the greB gene encoding transcription elongation factor GreB: MGRWRPPSAKGSTYITAAGFKRMKDEVTQLWKVERPQVTQVVHEAAKNGDRSENGDYIYGKRRLREIDSRVRFLSKRMEVLTVVDRLPDDRSKVFFGAWVTLEDEDGDEKTYQIVGPDEFDVARQKLSMDSPLAKAMLGKRLDDEIVLKKPEGEELFYITAIEYKPYDQD, translated from the coding sequence ATGGGACGTTGGCGCCCGCCCAGTGCAAAAGGTTCAACCTACATTACCGCTGCCGGTTTTAAACGCATGAAAGATGAAGTCACCCAATTGTGGAAAGTTGAACGCCCACAGGTGACGCAAGTGGTACACGAAGCCGCCAAAAATGGCGACCGCAGCGAAAACGGCGATTACATCTACGGCAAACGCCGCCTGCGCGAAATCGACTCGCGCGTGCGCTTTTTATCCAAGCGCATGGAAGTGCTCACTGTGGTGGATCGCCTGCCCGATGATCGCAGCAAAGTTTTTTTTGGTGCCTGGGTAACACTGGAAGATGAAGACGGCGATGAAAAAACCTACCAAATTGTCGGCCCCGACGAATTTGATGTGGCCCGTCAAAAACTCAGCATGGATTCACCCCTCGCCAAAGCCATGCTCGGCAAGCGACTGGATGATGAAATCGTCTTAAAAAAACCGGAGGGCGAAGAACTGTTTTATATAACGGCGATTGAATACAAGCCTTACGATCAGGATTAG